The Enterobacter oligotrophicus sequence CCACCCTCTGTCGATAAGGATTTCCGCGCCATCTTTGTAATAACGGGCAGACAACGTGCGGGTCACGCTATCCGGATTATCAGGGTTCACCATGCCAAAACCAAAGCCGTTGCCTTTGGCCTGATGCTTTTTGGCATAGCGATACAGGTATTTCCACAGCACTGGCGTGAGAATAAATTTCGCGTCAACGACGGGTTCCAGCAAATCAGCGATAGTCGGACGGCGCGCCGGGTATAACGACGGGAGATCCCGAAGGGTAAAATCGCCCTTCAGATTAAGATCCCGGCGGAACCCCACCAGCACAATACGTTCGCGATGCTGGGGCAGGAAATGTTTGCCATCGATAATTTTCGGATCATCTGCCCCCATATCCTGTGAATCCGCTACGTCGTAGCCCAGCTCATCCAGCGTTTGCATAATAATGCGGAACGTTTTTCCGCCGTCATGACTTTTTAAATTCTTGACGTTTTCCAGCACAAAAATCGCCGGACGACGGGCATCGATAATGCGGGCAACATCGAAAAAGAGCGTTCCCTGCGTATCACAGGCAAAACCGTGCGCGCGTCCCAGGGCGTTCTTTTTCGACACACCGGCCAGCGAGAAAGGCTGGCACGGAAAGCCCGCCAGCAGCACGTCATGGGCGGGGATGGTGTTGCGAATATGCGCTGCGGCCTCTTCATCGGTGACGCCACTTTTATGGCTCAGGGTCACATCGCGGATGTCGGCATTAAAATGGTGCGCGTGCGGATCGCAGTACCAGTTGGCTTTGTAGGTGCGTACCGCGTGTTTATTCCATTCACTGGTAAAGACGCACTGGCCGCCGATAGCTTCAAAACCGTGGCGGATGCCGCCGATACCGGCGAAGAGATCGATAAAACGGAAGGCATAATCCGGGTGTGCGGCAGAAGGCCGCGGGAGCAGGTTCTGCAGATAACGAAATTCACCTTCGCTCAGGCGGTGCCCTGCCCGCTCGCTGTTCCGGAGTCTCTTCAGGATTGCCGGGCTCCAGTGACTTTCTCCGTGAGCCTCCAGCTGGTTCGCCAGCGTTCTGGCATCATAGATATCCATCAGCTGACGCAGTAATGCCTGCACCGCTGCCGTTGATTTCTCACCCCGCTCAGGCGCGGGCTCAGTCACAGATCGATTTTCCTGCATTCTCTTAACCGGACAATAAAGACTGAAAACAGAGTACCACAGTTCAGGAACTCAAGCTGCGATGGAAACGACGCTGCACCTGGCTGTCTAATCCCAGGCAGTCGCCCTGCAATTCGGCGCTCAGTTTCGCCAGAAACTGGATCAGAAAATCGGCGTTATGTCGCGCCAGTTCGCGCCCGACCTCCGTTTGCATGGTCTCAGGTAAATGAAGCAGCTTGGTCTGGAAATGATCGAGCGCGTAGGCTTTGTCATTCAGAGGGCGCGTTTCCGCGAACGGATCGTCCGCATCAAACAGTGCCACGCCCAGCGCACCGGACACGGCGAAAACGCGCGCCAGGCCGATAGCGCCTAACGCTTCCAGCCGGTCAGCATCCTGCACAATTTTGGCTTCAGGGCTTTGCGGTGCAATCCCGGCGCTGAAGCTGTGCGCTTCAATAACATGTTCGACGGCGGCATAGCATTCTGGCGGGAAGTCCGGGAAATAGTGACACAGAATGTCACGTGTTTTACGCGCTGCCAGCCTTGATGACTGGTGTCGTTCGGGATGATTTTTCGGCAGGCTGACAATGTCATGAAAGTAACAGGCGGTAAGCACCACCAGCGGATTGACCGTCTGGTGAGACAGCATTTTCTGCGCCGTCATCCAGACTCGGCGGAAATGAGAAATATCATGCGCCGCGTCATCCGTCGCGTGGTTGTCCTTGAGCCAACGTTCAAAGCGGTGTTGCCACAGTGCGAGATCCATAACCCTGCCCAGTCACTAAAAAGAGAACGAACTATAACACAACCGAATTAAATCAATTAAAAAATAGAACCGCCAAATACTTAATAATAATTACGACATATATATTTTATATATCAATTCGCGAGAATAATAAAGTGACAATAAGAAATATTTTGCAATATTTTATATAATTTAATTACATTTATTTTTGAACCAAAATCATTCTTCGTAGAATAGTATCGACGATGTAATTACGGAGGGTGATTACATATATTCATATAAATTATCTTTAAAGGGAATATATAATGAAAAGAAAAGTTTTGGCAATTCTTGTACCCGCGTTATTAATGGCTGGCGCAGCAAATGCGGCAGAAATGTACAATAAAGACGGTAATAAAGTTGACCTGTACGGTAAAGTCGACGCGCGTCATACTTTCTCTGACCATGCGGGTGATGATGGCGATGAAACCTACGTCCAGATTGGTTTCAAAGGCGAAACGCAGATCAACAACGATCTGGTTGGCTATGGTCAGTGGGAATATAAAACCTACGCTAACGATACCGAAGGCGCGGGCGATACCTCCTTTAACCGTCTGGCTTACGCTGGCCTGAAATATGGTGAATACGGTTCATTTGATTACGGTCGTAATTACGGCGTCGTGTATGACGTCGAAGCATGGACCGATATGCTGCCAGTATTTGGTGGCGACTCTTACACCTGGACTGACAACTTTATGAATGGCCGTGCTAACGGTCTGGCGACTTACCGTAATAATGATTTCTTCGGTATGGTTGATGGTCTGAACTTCGCGCTGCAATATCAGGGCAACAACGAAGGTTCAAATGCTAACGAAGATCAGGAAGGCACCAAAAATGGTCACGAAAATGTTCGTTTCCAGAATGGCGACGGCTTCGGTATGTCAACGACCTATGACTTCGACTTCGGTCTGAGCCTGGGCGCTGCATACTCTTCTTCCGATCGTACTAATGAGCAAGTTGCTTACGGTGCAGGCAGCAATAACCGCTTCAGCAAATTTGCTGGTGGTGAAACGGCTGAAGCCTGGACCATCGGCGCGAAATACGACGCGCAGGGTTACTACCTGGCGATGATGTATGCTGAAACCCGCAACATGACGCCATACGGCGACACTGGCATTGCCAACAAAACGCAGAACTTCGAAGCCGTAGCGCAGTATCAGTTCGACTTCGGTCTGCGTCCATCCCTGGCATGGGTTTACTCAAAAGGTATCGATCTGGGCGGCAACGATTACCACCCAGGCAATGGCTATGACTATGTGGACCAGGATCTGGTTAACTACATCGACCTGGGCATGACCTTCAGCTTCAACAAAAACTTCTCCACCTATGTTGATTACAAAATCAACCTGCTGGATGAAGACGATGCCTTCTACAATGACAACGGTATTGCGACCGACGATATTGTTGGCGTTGGTATGACTTACCAGTTCTAATCCCCATAAATACTAAAGCCCGCTCTGCGGGCTTTTTTTATCTCATGCACTCAATCGTTACGGCGCTTCCTGCAGCGCAACCCGAATAAAGCCATTGTTCTGCGCCAGCAGTTCATGCGCCTTCCATGCATCCAGCCCCGTCAGCACCATCAGGACCGCCGTTTTACAATTGTGATTACAGCTTTCCAGTGCCGCTTTTGCTACGGCGCGGGTGCATCCGCCGGCTTCCATCACAATGGCAATTTGCCGCTCTGCCCATCGGGTGTTGCTTGCCTCCAGATCCACACGCAGGTTGCTGTATACGCGCCCGGTGCGGATCGCCAGCCCGGTCATTACCATATTGAGGATCATTTTTTGGGCTATCCCCGCTTTGGTATTCGCATACCCTGCGACCACATCCGCCCCCAGATCCGGCGCAATGACCATACTCGCCAGCTGCGCGGCTTCACTTTGCGGATCGCCCGTAATGACGGCAACGGCTGCGCCCAGCGACCATGCATGCCGCATTGCCCCCCAGACCCAGGGCGTTTTACCGCTGACCGTCAGGGCCAGCATCATATCGTGCTCACCAAACGTCATCGCCTGCAGGTCGGCAACTCCGCGCTCATAGTTTCCGGCATCGTTGCCAGCAGAGATGGCTAAAACGGGATGTTTTCCGGGGGCATATTCTGCTCCTGCCTGCTCTGCCACGCGTCCGGATGGCCCCGCCCCGACAATCACCAGACGACCACCATGGCTGAGTGTTGCCGCCGCGTTATCGACCACACGGGCAAGGGTTGTTAAAAAGGGAGTAATAGCATCGGAGATTTGTGCATCATCCTGGTGAATGACGTTCAGCATGTCCAGCGTGGACAATCTATCGATATTCATCGTGCTGGCGTGCCGTCTTTCCTTGACTGAACCGGTAAGCATAATGCTCATAAACAGCCTCCTTATTATGAGTTCCCACACACTATAAAGTGTTTTATATAGATGACCTGCGAGGAGCCTCACGAAAAGAGGACAGAATGCATGCTTTTACATGGCTTTAAGAAAAGCGCTTCATCGGTGATAATTAGCCCTTACTTCTTCATCGCGGAGTATTGATGAGCGATTTGCAGCCCTTCCCCCCGACGCGCAAGCGCCCCATGAAACTGAACACGCTGGTCACGCTGATGGTCTGTGCCATTATCGGCTCTGTTCTGTTGCTGGTGTTTGCACTCTATTCCGTGCAAATCACGCGCGCCACACGCGATGATGTCAAAGATACGGCGCTGGGTATTGCCCGGACCTTTGCCGACAGCCCGGACGTGAAGCGCGGCCTGCTGCAATCGCCGCAGGCGGATATCATTCAGCCCATTGCCCAGGCCGTAACAACCCGCAACGATCTGCTGTTTACAGTCGTGACCGACATGCGGGGCATCCGTTATTCGCACCCGAACGAGGCGCTATTAGGCCTGCATTTTATCGGCGATGACCTCACGCCTGCACTGGAAGGAAAAGAGAACGTCTCTGTTAACCGGGGCGTACTCGCCGAAGCGCTGCGCGTATTTACCCCCATTTATGATGCCCGGCATGAGCAAATTGGCGTTGTGGTGGTGGGGATCTCCCTGAATAAAGTGGAAGAGCAGATCGCCCGCGGGCGGCTGAATGCCATATGGACCATTCTGTTCAGTATTTTGATGAGTTCGCTGGCGATCTGGGGCCTGGTTCGCGTCCTGAAACGCATTCTGTTCGGGCTGGAGCCTTACGAGATCTCTGCACTGTTTGAACAGCGCCAGGCGATGCTGCAGTCGCTCCGGGAAGGCGTGATGGCGGTGGACATTCATGGCCGTGTGACGATGATTAACCATGCCGCCCGCGAAATTTTACTTCTGCCTTCCGGCCAGCACTCCGAAAATACCAGCGAACCGCTGCTGGCAAGCCTGCGGGAAGTCTCGAAGACCGGTATTGCGCGACAGGATCAGGAGATCAGCTGTAACGGGCGACTGCTGCTGTGCAATATGGTGCCCGTGAAAAGCCAGAACCAGGTGATCGGTGCTATCAGCACCTTCCGTGATAAAACCGAAATCAGCCAGCTGATGCAGCGCATTGATGGCATGGTCAATTACGTCGACGCCCTGCGCGCCCACACGCATGAGTTTATGAACAAACTGCATGTGATCCTGGGGCTTTTACACATGAAGCGTTACGACAAGCTGGAAGAGTACATCCTGCAAACGGCGCATCATTACCAGACCGACATTGGGATTATCCAGCGCAAAATTAAATCGCCAGTGATCGCGGGCTTTTTGCTGGGTAAAATCAATCGGGCTAAAGAAGCAGGATTCACCCTGACACTGGCTGATGAGTGTCAGTTGCCGGATACTGCCAGCGAAGAGCAGGTGGCAGTGCTGATCACCGTGCTGGGTAACCTAATAGAAAACGCGCTGGATGCAATGGAAGGCCAGCCAGAAGGTGAGATCAGCCTTCTGTTGCATTACCAGAATGGCTGGCTCAGTTGCGAAGTCAGCGATGACGGCCCCGGTATCGATCCGGTGCAACTGGAGGCTATTTTTACCAAAGGCTACTCAACAAAAGGTGAAAACCGTGGCGTTGGGCTGTTCCTTGCACGCCAGCAGATCCAGAATCTGGGCGGTGATATTACCGTCGAGTCGGAACCTGGCGTATTTACCCAATTTTTTGTTCAGATCCCCTGGGATAGCGAGAGGAATATCGCGTGATAAATGTTTTAATTGTCGATGATGACGCTATGGTAGCCGACCTCAACCGCCTGTACGTGAACCGCGTTGAGGGTTTTCGCTGCTGCGGCGTCGCCTCCACGCTCAACCAGGCCGAGGCGTTGATCAATAATCCCGACCAGCCCATTGATCTGGTGCTGCTGGATGTCTATATGCAGCAGGATAACGGCCTGGATCTGCTGGCCGTCATCCGGGCTTCAGGCCGCCCGATCGACGTGATTATGATCTCCTCGGCCTCGGATGCCACCACCATCCAGACCTCCATGCACTATGGCGTGGTGGACTATCTGATTAAGCCCTTCCAGTTTCCGCGCTTTGAAGAGGCGCTGAACGGCTGGAAGGCGAAGCACAACATGATGGGATCACACCAGTATTATGAGCA is a genomic window containing:
- the ompC gene encoding porin OmpC, which translates into the protein MKRKVLAILVPALLMAGAANAAEMYNKDGNKVDLYGKVDARHTFSDHAGDDGDETYVQIGFKGETQINNDLVGYGQWEYKTYANDTEGAGDTSFNRLAYAGLKYGEYGSFDYGRNYGVVYDVEAWTDMLPVFGGDSYTWTDNFMNGRANGLATYRNNDFFGMVDGLNFALQYQGNNEGSNANEDQEGTKNGHENVRFQNGDGFGMSTTYDFDFGLSLGAAYSSSDRTNEQVAYGAGSNNRFSKFAGGETAEAWTIGAKYDAQGYYLAMMYAETRNMTPYGDTGIANKTQNFEAVAQYQFDFGLRPSLAWVYSKGIDLGGNDYHPGNGYDYVDQDLVNYIDLGMTFSFNKNFSTYVDYKINLLDEDDAFYNDNGIATDDIVGVGMTYQF
- a CDS encoding sensor histidine kinase; translated protein: MSDLQPFPPTRKRPMKLNTLVTLMVCAIIGSVLLLVFALYSVQITRATRDDVKDTALGIARTFADSPDVKRGLLQSPQADIIQPIAQAVTTRNDLLFTVVTDMRGIRYSHPNEALLGLHFIGDDLTPALEGKENVSVNRGVLAEALRVFTPIYDARHEQIGVVVVGISLNKVEEQIARGRLNAIWTILFSILMSSLAIWGLVRVLKRILFGLEPYEISALFEQRQAMLQSLREGVMAVDIHGRVTMINHAAREILLLPSGQHSENTSEPLLASLREVSKTGIARQDQEISCNGRLLLCNMVPVKSQNQVIGAISTFRDKTEISQLMQRIDGMVNYVDALRAHTHEFMNKLHVILGLLHMKRYDKLEEYILQTAHHYQTDIGIIQRKIKSPVIAGFLLGKINRAKEAGFTLTLADECQLPDTASEEQVAVLITVLGNLIENALDAMEGQPEGEISLLLHYQNGWLSCEVSDDGPGIDPVQLEAIFTKGYSTKGENRGVGLFLARQQIQNLGGDITVESEPGVFTQFFVQIPWDSERNIA
- a CDS encoding DNA cytosine methyltransferase, giving the protein MTEPAPERGEKSTAAVQALLRQLMDIYDARTLANQLEAHGESHWSPAILKRLRNSERAGHRLSEGEFRYLQNLLPRPSAAHPDYAFRFIDLFAGIGGIRHGFEAIGGQCVFTSEWNKHAVRTYKANWYCDPHAHHFNADIRDVTLSHKSGVTDEEAAAHIRNTIPAHDVLLAGFPCQPFSLAGVSKKNALGRAHGFACDTQGTLFFDVARIIDARRPAIFVLENVKNLKSHDGGKTFRIIMQTLDELGYDVADSQDMGADDPKIIDGKHFLPQHRERIVLVGFRRDLNLKGDFTLRDLPSLYPARRPTIADLLEPVVDAKFILTPVLWKYLYRYAKKHQAKGNGFGFGMVNPDNPDSVTRTLSARYYKDGAEILIDRGWDKALGEKDFDDPQNQQHRPRRLTPRECARLMGFETPQGYSFRIPVSDTQAYRQFGNSVVVPAFAAVAKLLVSRINKAVMLRKSEAVNDGCTRQSNAQ
- a CDS encoding N-acetylmuramic acid 6-phosphate etherase yields the protein MSIMLTGSVKERRHASTMNIDRLSTLDMLNVIHQDDAQISDAITPFLTTLARVVDNAAATLSHGGRLVIVGAGPSGRVAEQAGAEYAPGKHPVLAISAGNDAGNYERGVADLQAMTFGEHDMMLALTVSGKTPWVWGAMRHAWSLGAAVAVITGDPQSEAAQLASMVIAPDLGADVVAGYANTKAGIAQKMILNMVMTGLAIRTGRVYSNLRVDLEASNTRWAERQIAIVMEAGGCTRAVAKAALESCNHNCKTAVLMVLTGLDAWKAHELLAQNNGFIRVALQEAP
- the dcuR gene encoding two-component system response regulator DcuR, with translation MINVLIVDDDAMVADLNRLYVNRVEGFRCCGVASTLNQAEALINNPDQPIDLVLLDVYMQQDNGLDLLAVIRASGRPIDVIMISSASDATTIQTSMHYGVVDYLIKPFQFPRFEEALNGWKAKHNMMGSHQYYEQADVDRLIHGGAPELADSKKLPKGLTPQTLRTICQWIDAHPETEFSTDDLANAVNISRVSCRKYLIWLAQINILFTSIHYGATGRPVYRYRLQPEQTGLLKQYCQ
- a CDS encoding phosphohydrolase; this encodes MDLALWQHRFERWLKDNHATDDAAHDISHFRRVWMTAQKMLSHQTVNPLVVLTACYFHDIVSLPKNHPERHQSSRLAARKTRDILCHYFPDFPPECYAAVEHVIEAHSFSAGIAPQSPEAKIVQDADRLEALGAIGLARVFAVSGALGVALFDADDPFAETRPLNDKAYALDHFQTKLLHLPETMQTEVGRELARHNADFLIQFLAKLSAELQGDCLGLDSQVQRRFHRSLSS